A genomic stretch from Cloacibacterium caeni includes:
- the idi gene encoding isopentenyl-diphosphate Delta-isomerase, translating to MEEKVVLVTENDEVLGLMEKQQAHINGLLHRAFSVFLFNSKGEMLLQKRAAEKYHSPNQWTNACCSHPRANETYEEAAKRRLKEELGIDTEISEKFSFIYKADVGGNLWEHELDHVFVGNYEGDFQLNLEEVAEVRYISMENLDQEMKQNPEHFTEWFKIILEEYKHHL from the coding sequence ATGGAAGAAAAAGTAGTTTTAGTTACCGAAAATGATGAAGTTCTGGGCTTGATGGAAAAACAACAAGCACATATCAATGGTTTGTTGCACCGAGCGTTTTCTGTATTTTTATTTAATTCAAAAGGCGAAATGCTTCTCCAGAAAAGAGCTGCCGAAAAATACCATTCTCCCAATCAATGGACGAATGCTTGTTGCTCCCATCCTAGAGCGAATGAAACCTATGAAGAAGCAGCCAAAAGAAGGTTAAAAGAAGAACTGGGAATAGATACCGAAATTTCTGAAAAATTCTCTTTTATATATAAAGCAGATGTAGGTGGAAATCTTTGGGAGCACGAGTTAGACCATGTTTTTGTAGGGAATTACGAAGGAGATTTTCAACTCAATTTAGAAGAAGTAGCCGAAGTAAGATATATTTCTATGGAAAATTTAGACCAAGAAATGAAACAAAACCCTGAACATTTTACTGAATGGTTTAAAATCATTTTAGAAGAATATAAACATCATCTTTAA
- a CDS encoding D-2-hydroxyacid dehydrogenase → MKVLANDGLTLSGINALEEKGFTVITEKVPQEELVSYINAEKISTLLVRSATKVTKEIIDNCPSLQIIGRGGVGMDNIEVAYAREKGLHVINTPAASSESVAELVFAHLFTGCRFLQDSNRKMPVSGQTEFAKLKKSYEKGLELRGKTIGIVGLGRIGQEVARIALGLGMKVVASDLMIDKTSVRVDFYNKQYIDIEIVTEPFEEVIKKADFITLHVPAQKSAIIGKEEIAKMKDGVALINCARGGVIDEEALIEALDAGKVSFAGLDVFVNEPTPSEKIITHPKISLTPHTGASTLEAQDRIGEELAMQVASILKIS, encoded by the coding sequence ATGAAGGTATTAGCAAATGATGGATTGACACTATCAGGAATCAATGCTTTAGAAGAAAAAGGTTTCACGGTAATTACAGAAAAAGTTCCTCAAGAGGAACTTGTTTCTTACATCAATGCAGAAAAAATCAGCACACTTTTGGTAAGAAGTGCAACTAAGGTGACTAAGGAAATCATAGACAACTGCCCATCTCTACAAATCATAGGAAGAGGTGGAGTAGGAATGGATAACATAGAAGTAGCATACGCTAGAGAAAAAGGACTTCATGTAATCAATACACCAGCTGCATCCTCTGAAAGCGTGGCAGAATTGGTTTTCGCACATTTATTTACAGGATGCAGATTTTTACAAGATTCTAATAGAAAAATGCCAGTTTCGGGGCAAACAGAATTTGCAAAACTTAAAAAATCTTACGAAAAAGGTTTAGAATTAAGAGGGAAAACCATTGGTATTGTTGGATTGGGTAGAATTGGTCAAGAAGTAGCAAGAATCGCTCTTGGATTAGGAATGAAAGTAGTTGCTTCTGATCTAATGATCGATAAAACAAGTGTAAGAGTGGATTTCTATAACAAACAATATATCGATATAGAAATTGTAACCGAACCTTTCGAAGAAGTGATAAAAAAAGCGGATTTTATAACGCTTCACGTTCCTGCTCAAAAATCTGCGATTATCGGCAAAGAAGAAATCGCTAAAATGAAAGATGGAGTAGCGTTAATCAATTGTGCAAGAGGTGGCGTAATAGATGAAGAAGCCTTAATAGAAGCTTTAGATGCTGGTAAAGTTTCTTTTGCGGGATTAGATGTTTTCGTAAATGAACCTACACCATCAGAAAAAATTATTACCCATCCTAAAATTTCTTTAACACCTCATACTGGAGCGTCTACTTTAGAAGCGCAAGACAGAATTGGTGAAGAATTGGCGATGCAGGTTGCAAGTATTTTAAAAATTTCATAA
- the mscL gene encoding large conductance mechanosensitive channel protein MscL: MGLIKEFKEFIAKGNAMDLAVGVIIGAAFGKIVSSLVDDVITPALLTPALKAANLEKIQELKTDGGILYGNFLAAVLSFLIISFVIFLLIKGINGMKKKEEPAPAVPAGPTQEELLAEIRDLLKNKS; this comes from the coding sequence ATGGGATTAATAAAAGAATTTAAAGAATTTATTGCTAAAGGAAATGCAATGGATTTAGCAGTAGGAGTAATCATAGGTGCTGCTTTCGGAAAAATTGTTAGTTCATTGGTAGATGATGTCATCACACCAGCTTTACTAACCCCAGCTCTAAAGGCTGCAAACTTAGAAAAAATCCAAGAATTAAAAACTGATGGTGGAATTCTATATGGTAATTTCCTTGCTGCTGTACTCAGTTTCTTGATTATTTCTTTTGTCATCTTTTTATTAATAAAAGGGATTAATGGAATGAAAAAGAAAGAAGAACCTGCTCCAGCTGTACCTGCAGGACCAACACAAGAAGAACTTTTAGCAGAAATAAGAGATTTATTAAAAAACAAATCATAA
- a CDS encoding NAD(P)H-hydrate dehydratase, with translation MKIFSAAQIKNGDLFTIKNEPIASVHLMEKAAMACTDFIHHKYLKTQNILIFCGHGNNGGDGLAMARLLYQKGFDVDVFMDKSKKELSKDAEINYHRLKEFLGIRILDFIDFNESFINEDSIIVDALFGTGLNRKIEGEIAKIILKLNQIHVHKIAIDIPSGVLADGNIPENGVVFKTDETLSLQFCKQSFLHPEISEYCGKIHILEIGISKKYIENTETPHYIIDEEIVRKIYKKRKDTSHKGNYGKTCIVAGSFGKIGAAVLATKSALFSGSGLTYILAPKCGYEILQTTCPEAIYLYGGEDFIKNFLVENDFTYGIGPGLGTDYETEEKLMHFLKNYNEPLVLDADALNLISKNPENLNLIPKKSIITPHPKEFSRLFGESKDSFERLELAKSKAKELNIYIVLKGHHTQIITPEGNVFYNITGNSGLAKGGSGDVLLGIITSFLAQGYSPENAAIFGVWLHGKAADFTAEKYSKEAMLASDVIQHIGEVFKYLQK, from the coding sequence ATGAAAATTTTTTCAGCTGCTCAAATCAAAAATGGAGATTTATTTACCATCAAAAATGAACCCATTGCTTCTGTTCATTTAATGGAAAAAGCAGCGATGGCTTGTACAGATTTTATTCATCATAAGTATCTTAAAACGCAAAATATTCTTATTTTTTGTGGCCATGGAAATAATGGAGGAGATGGTTTAGCAATGGCCAGATTGCTTTATCAAAAAGGTTTTGATGTAGATGTATTTATGGATAAATCGAAAAAGGAATTGTCTAAAGATGCGGAAATCAATTACCATAGATTAAAAGAATTTTTGGGAATCAGAATTCTAGATTTTATAGATTTTAATGAGAGTTTCATTAATGAAGATTCCATCATTGTAGATGCTTTGTTCGGTACAGGATTGAACAGAAAAATCGAAGGTGAAATAGCCAAAATCATTCTAAAACTCAACCAGATTCATGTTCATAAAATCGCAATCGACATTCCTTCAGGAGTTTTGGCAGATGGAAATATTCCCGAAAATGGAGTCGTTTTCAAAACAGATGAAACTTTGTCTTTACAATTCTGCAAACAATCATTTTTGCATCCAGAAATCAGCGAATATTGTGGTAAAATTCATATTTTAGAAATCGGAATCAGTAAAAAATATATAGAAAATACTGAAACGCCACATTATATTATAGACGAAGAAATTGTAAGAAAAATTTATAAAAAAAGAAAAGATACTTCTCATAAAGGAAATTATGGCAAAACATGCATTGTAGCGGGAAGTTTTGGGAAAATTGGAGCTGCGGTTCTGGCCACGAAATCAGCTTTGTTTTCCGGGAGCGGTTTAACTTATATTTTGGCGCCAAAATGCGGTTACGAAATTCTGCAAACCACTTGTCCAGAAGCCATTTATTTATACGGAGGAGAAGACTTTATTAAAAATTTTTTGGTAGAGAATGATTTCACGTATGGAATAGGTCCTGGATTGGGAACAGATTACGAAACTGAGGAAAAATTAATGCATTTTCTCAAAAATTATAATGAGCCATTGGTTTTAGATGCAGATGCGTTGAATTTGATTTCCAAAAATCCAGAAAATTTAAATTTAATTCCAAAAAAATCAATTATTACGCCTCATCCTAAAGAGTTTTCTAGACTTTTTGGAGAATCCAAAGATTCTTTTGAGCGATTAGAATTAGCCAAATCAAAGGCAAAGGAATTGAATATTTATATCGTTCTCAAAGGTCATCATACTCAAATCATCACTCCTGAAGGAAACGTATTTTATAACATTACAGGAAATTCTGGCTTGGCAAAAGGCGGAAGTGGAGACGTTTTATTGGGAATTATTACCTCATTTTTAGCACAAGGTTATTCGCCCGAAAATGCAGCAATATTTGGAGTTTGGCTTCATGGGAAAGCTGCGGATTTCACCGCCGAAAAATATTCTAAAGAAGCGATGCTCGCTTCAGATGTCATTCAGCACATTGGCGAAGTCTTTAAATATTTACAAAAATAA
- the lgt gene encoding prolipoprotein diacylglyceryl transferase: MNLATLLYFTWDPSKGIEIGTFTLHYYSLMFVLAFGIGYYLFVKMFKIDHESEKSLDTIFTWTLIGTILGARLGHVIFYQPELFKQDFWSVFLPIQTVPEFKFTGFSGLASHGAAIVLVISTIIIAIKVLKKNPLWLLDRLAITVALAGFFIRMGNFFNSEIVGKPAPDSPFAVLFPQQSMEYGEIVPRYPTQLFEAFSYLALFFVMWGIYLYTKKKYSQGWLFGFFFAVLWTIRFLVEFLKEPQGEEKITLGILNTGQVLSIPLVIIGLAVMLYSKNFKYEDKF; this comes from the coding sequence ATGAATTTAGCTACGCTATTATATTTCACTTGGGATCCTTCTAAAGGAATAGAAATTGGGACTTTTACCTTACACTATTACAGTTTAATGTTTGTTTTAGCCTTCGGAATTGGTTACTATTTATTTGTAAAAATGTTCAAAATAGACCACGAAAGCGAAAAAAGTTTAGACACCATTTTCACTTGGACTTTAATCGGAACGATTCTCGGCGCAAGATTAGGTCACGTAATTTTCTATCAACCAGAATTATTTAAACAAGATTTCTGGAGTGTTTTCTTGCCTATTCAGACGGTTCCAGAATTTAAATTCACGGGATTTTCGGGACTTGCAAGTCATGGAGCTGCAATAGTCCTGGTTATTTCTACCATTATTATTGCGATAAAAGTGTTGAAGAAAAATCCACTTTGGTTATTAGACAGATTAGCGATTACAGTGGCATTAGCTGGATTTTTCATCAGAATGGGAAATTTTTTCAACTCAGAAATCGTAGGAAAACCAGCACCAGACTCACCATTTGCCGTATTATTTCCTCAACAAAGTATGGAATACGGAGAAATTGTTCCACGCTATCCTACTCAGTTGTTTGAGGCATTTTCTTATTTAGCATTATTTTTTGTAATGTGGGGAATTTATCTTTACACGAAGAAAAAATACAGTCAAGGTTGGCTTTTCGGGTTTTTCTTTGCTGTACTTTGGACCATCAGATTTTTAGTAGAATTCTTAAAAGAACCTCAAGGAGAAGAAAAAATCACCCTTGGAATTCTCAATACAGGTCAGGTTTTATCAATTCCATTGGTCATTATAGGATTAGCGGTAATGCTTTATTCTAAAAATTTCAAATACGAAGACAAATTTTAA
- the yidD gene encoding membrane protein insertion efficiency factor YidD produces the protein MLNKILIFPLIVLIKIYQYGISPWLGKNCRYEPTCSHYTVEALKVHGLFKGIYLSAKRISSCHPWGGSGYDPVPPKKENQH, from the coding sequence ATGCTGAATAAAATTCTCATATTTCCGCTCATTGTATTGATCAAAATATATCAATATGGAATTTCTCCATGGTTGGGGAAAAATTGCAGATATGAGCCTACTTGTTCGCATTATACGGTGGAAGCATTAAAAGTTCACGGACTTTTTAAAGGAATTTATCTCAGTGCAAAGAGAATTTCTAGCTGTCATCCTTGGGGTGGAAGCGGTTACGATCCTGTACCGCCCAAAAAAGAAAATCAACATTAA
- a CDS encoding beta-ketoacyl-ACP synthase III: MKRAYIKGTGSYTPPKVIKNDFFEAVGSNDEWIFKNLGIKERRIVEGEVTSDLASKAALIALEDAGITAEEVNLIIVATSTPDRQAPSTACFVQEKINAPHAVAFDISAVCSGGIYGLAIGSQFIQTGMYKNVLVIGADVFSSITDWSRKDSVFFGDGAGAVLLSATTEDKGFIDFKLHADGTGKYHFNIPAGGCEIPASEETIKQGLHYFQMNGKEVFNTATKVLPEVIHEVLADNNLTANDIDWVIPHQPSVRILQKVAEEVNIPFEKVMTNMDKYANTSGGTIPIVLDETYKSGKIKEGNTLLFAAVGSGWTWGAALYKV, translated from the coding sequence ATGAAGAGAGCGTATATCAAAGGGACGGGTTCTTATACTCCGCCAAAAGTGATAAAAAATGATTTTTTTGAAGCAGTAGGTTCTAATGATGAATGGATTTTTAAAAATTTAGGAATTAAAGAACGCAGGATTGTAGAAGGTGAAGTAACCAGTGATTTGGCTTCTAAAGCGGCTTTAATTGCACTAGAAGATGCAGGAATTACAGCTGAAGAGGTGAACCTCATTATCGTAGCTACTTCTACACCAGACAGACAGGCGCCTTCTACGGCTTGTTTCGTGCAAGAAAAAATAAATGCACCTCATGCTGTAGCTTTTGATATTTCGGCAGTTTGTTCGGGCGGAATTTATGGTTTAGCTATTGGTAGCCAATTTATACAAACCGGAATGTATAAAAATGTTTTGGTGATAGGAGCTGATGTTTTTTCGAGCATTACAGATTGGTCACGTAAAGATTCTGTGTTTTTTGGAGATGGAGCAGGAGCGGTATTATTATCTGCAACTACTGAAGACAAAGGGTTTATAGATTTTAAACTTCATGCAGATGGTACAGGAAAATATCATTTTAATATTCCAGCTGGTGGTTGTGAAATTCCGGCAAGTGAAGAAACCATCAAACAAGGGCTTCACTATTTCCAGATGAATGGAAAAGAAGTTTTTAATACAGCGACTAAAGTATTGCCAGAAGTAATTCACGAAGTTTTAGCAGATAATAACTTAACGGCAAACGATATTGACTGGGTGATTCCTCATCAGCCAAGCGTTAGGATTTTACAAAAAGTAGCAGAAGAAGTAAATATTCCGTTTGAAAAAGTAATGACCAATATGGATAAATACGCCAATACTTCTGGGGGAACCATCCCAATAGTTTTAGACGAAACCTATAAAAGCGGAAAAATAAAAGAAGGAAATACCTTACTTTTTGCAGCCGTAGGTTCTGGTTGGACTTGGGGAGCAGCCTTATATAAAGTCTAG